A genome region from Struthio camelus isolate bStrCam1 chromosome 26, bStrCam1.hap1, whole genome shotgun sequence includes the following:
- the LOC104145771 gene encoding perilipin-3-like — translation MATSDPSTAHPKAEEQQSIGTRVASLPLVSSAYDMVSTAYASTKESHPYVKSVCDVAEKGVKTLTAAAVSGAQPILTKLEPQISTANEYACKGLDKLEEKLPILQQPTEKLISDTKQLVTSTVTGAKDVLTSTMAGAKDAVTSRVTGVMDMTKGAVQGSMELTKSAVTSGVNTVMGSTVGQMVVSGVGSVLEKSEELVDHYLPMTDEELAKLATAVEGFETDQQKQQQSYFVHLGSLSTKLRHRALQHSLGKLQSARQSSQDVLAQLQRTLDLVEHLKQGMDQKLQGGQEKLQQMWLEWSKKQPGGGKDLVQPEQVESGTLAVLHGLTQQLQSTCQPLVSSLQGLPAGIQDKAGQVRQNVEELRAALANVASFQDVTGSVLAQARSRAAKARELMDELVEHVAHNTTLSWLVGPFAPSGQRLVDMEISK, via the exons ATGGCCACCAGCGACCCCAGCACGGCGCACCCCAAGGCTGAGGAGCAGCAG AGCATCGGGACCCGGGTGGCCAGCCTGCCCCTGGTGAGCTCTGCCTACGACATGGTGTCCACGGCCTACGCCTCCACCAAGGAGAGCCACCCCTACGTCAAGTCGGTGTGCGACGTCGCCGAGAAGGGCGTGAAGACCCTGACGGCGGCGGCCGTCAGCGGGGCCCAGCCCATCCTCACCAAGCTGGAGCCGCAGA TTTCCACGGCCAACGAATACGCCTGCAAGGGGCTGGATAAACTGGAGGAGAAGCtgcccatcctgcagcagcccacgGAAAAG CTCATCTCGGACACAAAGCAGCTGGTGACTTCCACTGTGACGGGGGCCAAGGATGTTCTCACCAGCACCATGGCTGGGGCCAAGGATGCGGTGACCAGCCGGGTAACGGGTGTGATGGATATGACCAAAGGGGCCGTGCAGGGCAGCATGGAGCTGACCAAGTCTGCGGTGACCAGCGGCGTCAACACGGTCATGGGCTCGACTGTGGGCCAGATGGTGGTGAGCGGGGTGGGCTCTGTGCTGGAGAAGTCGGAGGAGCTGGTGGATCACTACCTGCCCATGACGGACGAGGAGCTGG CCAAGCTGGCCACAGCAGTGGAAGGCTTTGAAACGgaccagcagaagcagcagcagagctactttgTGCACCTGGGCTCGCTCTCCACCAAGCTGCGGCACCGTGCCCTCCAGCACTCGCTGGGCAAGCTGCAGAGCGCCCGCCAGAGCAGCCAGGACGTGCTGGCCCAGCTCCAGCGCACCCTGGACCTG GTGGAGCACCTCAAGCAGGGCATGGACCAGAAGCTGCAGGGAGGccaggagaagctgcagcagatGTGGCTGGAGTGGAGCAAGAAGCAGCCAGGAGGTGGCAAGGACCTGGTGCAACCGGAG CAGGTGGAGTCAGGCACCCTGGCTGTGCTGCATGGCTTGACGCAGCAGCTCCAGAGCACGTGCCAGCCCCTGGTGTCCAGCCTGCAGGGCCTCCCAGCTGGCATCCAGGACAAGGCGGGCCAGGTCCGGCAGAACGTCGAGGAGCTCCGGGCCGCCCTCGCCAACGTCGCCTCCTTCCAGGATGTGACGGGTAGCGTGCTGGCCCAGGCCCGGAGTCGTGCAGCCAAGGCCCGCGAGCTCATGGATGAGCTGGTGGAGCACGTGGCCCACAACACCACCCTGTCCTGGCTCGTGGGGCCCTTCGCCCCCTCGGGCCAGCGCCTGGTGGATATGGAGATATCCAAGTAG
- the LOC138062342 gene encoding perilipin-5-like isoform X1, which yields MCAENTARQAAPADHGREEKRSAASRVASLPLVSSACAAAAAAYARAEQRHPYVGALCAAAAKGARTLTAAAATGARPVLAKLEPRIATANRFACKGLDKLEEKLPILQQPSEKVVAETRMLVSSAVTGAREAASGVVGTARGAVQGGVERTRAALSAGVGTVVGSPVGRMVVTGVETVLGKSEELLDRYLPMTDEELAKLTAAVQGFETAPAERRQSYAARLGSLSAKLQHRALQHSLGGLRSARRSLARLQHIRQLVRRRPAPRRAPLTPGVLPFPPFLPPPSFPGRTREAGHGGEAAGCPPVPAPLVAAAGPERGRGGRAGSAGRQPATAKRLGRRRFPARCLAGGGGRAAVARALAAGGLRPGHGGPRAGGAGHRLPHPLLPRPVGPGGGAEPPADDAGPGDHRRAARLRGAARAPALARGSLRPRPRRVPRGQPRGHGQVGRLPGHRWQPPGARLAASLQRALSDGGRPGARPLPGCGDELPKRPLGTAKLVPAARWTLGAGAGSLRAWRLARGRR from the exons ATGTGCGCCGAAAACACCGCCAGGCAGGCCGCCCCGGCGGACCACGGGCGGGAGGAGAAG AGGAGCGCGGCCAGCCGggtggccagcctgcccttggTGAGCtccgcctgcgccgccgccgccgcggcctacGCCCGCGCCGAGCAGAGGCACCCGTACGTCGGGGCGctgtgcgccgccgccgccaaagGCGCCAGGACCCTGacggcggccgccgccaccggcgCCCGGCCCGTCCTCGCCAAGCTGGAGCCGCGGA TCGCAACGGCCAACAGATTCGCCTGCAAGGGGCTGGATAAACTGGAGGAGAAACtgcccatcctgcagcagccctcgGAAAAG GTGGTGGCGGAGACCAGGATGCTGGTGTCGTCGGCCGTGACGGGCGCCAGGGAAGCGGCGAGCGGCGTGGTGGGCACGGCCCGGGGCGCCGTGCAGGGCGGCGTGGAGAGGACCCGCGCGGCGCTGAGCGCCGGCGTCGGCACCGTCGTGGGCTCGCCAGTGGGCAGGATGGTGGTGACGGGAGTGGAGACGGTGCTGGGCAAGTCGGAGGAGCTGCTGGATCGCTACCTGCCCATGACGGACGAGGAGCTGG CCAAGCTGACCGCGGCCGTGCAGGGCTTCGAgacggccccggcggagcggcggcagAGCTACGCGGCGCGCCTCGGCTCGCTCTCGGCCAAGCTGCAGCACCGAGCCCTGCAGCACTCGCTGGGCGGGCTGCGGAGCGCCCGCCGCTCGCTGGCCCGGCTCCAGCACATCCGCCAGCTGGTAAGACGGCGGCCGGCCCCACGGCGTGCCCCGCTCACCCCGGGGGTGCTCCCATtccccccctttctcccccccccatcCTTTCCAGGTCGCACGCGTGAAGCAGGGCACGGAGGGGAGGCTGCGGGGTGCCCGCCGGTACCTGCGCCGCTTGTGGCTGCAGCCGGACCCGAGCGAGGCCGCGGCGGACGCGCGGGTAGCGCCGGCAGGCAGCCGGCGACGGCGAAGCGTCTCGGCCGCCGGCGTTTCCCGGCTCGCTGCCTCGCAGGTGGAGGCGGGCGCGCTGCTGTGGCTCGCGCGCTGGCTGCGGGCGGTCTGCGCCCGGGCCACGGCGGGCCGCGTGCGGGAGGCGCAGGCCACCGTCTCCCGCACCCGCTCCTTCCACGACCTGTCGGACCTGGTGGTGGCGCAGAGCCGCCGGCGGATGACGCAGGCCCAGGTGACCATCGACGAGCTGCTCGACTACGTGGCGCAGCACGCGCCCCTGCCCTGGCTCGTGGGTCCCTTCGCCCCCGTCCTCGTCGAGTACCCCGAGGACAGCCTCGTGGACATGGCCAAGTGGGACGGCTGCCTGGCCATCGGTGGCAGCCACCGGGCGCCCGGCTCGCCGCGTCTCTGCAGCGAGCTCTGAGCGACGGCGGCCGGCCAGGGGCTCGCCCGCTCCCCGGGTGCGGGGACGAGCTGCCGAAACGCCCGCTTGGCACGGCAAAACTAGTCCCCGCAGCGCGATGGACTTTGGGAGCCGGTGCGGGCTCCCTCCGCGCCTGGCGCCTCGCTCGGGGACGGAGGTGA
- the LOC138062342 gene encoding perilipin-3-like isoform X2 produces the protein MCAENTARQAAPADHGREEKRSAASRVASLPLVSSACAAAAAAYARAEQRHPYVGALCAAAAKGARTLTAAAATGARPVLAKLEPRIATANRFACKGLDKLEEKLPILQQPSEKVVAETRMLVSSAVTGAREAASGVVGTARGAVQGGVERTRAALSAGVGTVVGSPVGRMVVTGVETVLGKSEELLDRYLPMTDEELAKLTAAVQGFETAPAERRQSYAARLGSLSAKLQHRALQHSLGGLRSARRSLARLQHIRQLVARVKQGTEGRLRGARRYLRRLWLQPDPSEAAADARVAPAGSRRRRSVSAAGVSRLAASQVEAGALLWLARWLRAVCARATAGRVREAQATVSRTRSFHDLSDLVVAQSRRRMTQAQVTIDELLDYVAQHAPLPWLVGPFAPVLVEYPEDSLVDMAKWDGCLAIGGSHRAPGSPRLCSEL, from the exons ATGTGCGCCGAAAACACCGCCAGGCAGGCCGCCCCGGCGGACCACGGGCGGGAGGAGAAG AGGAGCGCGGCCAGCCGggtggccagcctgcccttggTGAGCtccgcctgcgccgccgccgccgcggcctacGCCCGCGCCGAGCAGAGGCACCCGTACGTCGGGGCGctgtgcgccgccgccgccaaagGCGCCAGGACCCTGacggcggccgccgccaccggcgCCCGGCCCGTCCTCGCCAAGCTGGAGCCGCGGA TCGCAACGGCCAACAGATTCGCCTGCAAGGGGCTGGATAAACTGGAGGAGAAACtgcccatcctgcagcagccctcgGAAAAG GTGGTGGCGGAGACCAGGATGCTGGTGTCGTCGGCCGTGACGGGCGCCAGGGAAGCGGCGAGCGGCGTGGTGGGCACGGCCCGGGGCGCCGTGCAGGGCGGCGTGGAGAGGACCCGCGCGGCGCTGAGCGCCGGCGTCGGCACCGTCGTGGGCTCGCCAGTGGGCAGGATGGTGGTGACGGGAGTGGAGACGGTGCTGGGCAAGTCGGAGGAGCTGCTGGATCGCTACCTGCCCATGACGGACGAGGAGCTGG CCAAGCTGACCGCGGCCGTGCAGGGCTTCGAgacggccccggcggagcggcggcagAGCTACGCGGCGCGCCTCGGCTCGCTCTCGGCCAAGCTGCAGCACCGAGCCCTGCAGCACTCGCTGGGCGGGCTGCGGAGCGCCCGCCGCTCGCTGGCCCGGCTCCAGCACATCCGCCAGCTG GTCGCACGCGTGAAGCAGGGCACGGAGGGGAGGCTGCGGGGTGCCCGCCGGTACCTGCGCCGCTTGTGGCTGCAGCCGGACCCGAGCGAGGCCGCGGCGGACGCGCGGGTAGCGCCGGCAGGCAGCCGGCGACGGCGAAGCGTCTCGGCCGCCGGCGTTTCCCGGCTCGCTGCCTCGCAGGTGGAGGCGGGCGCGCTGCTGTGGCTCGCGCGCTGGCTGCGGGCGGTCTGCGCCCGGGCCACGGCGGGCCGCGTGCGGGAGGCGCAGGCCACCGTCTCCCGCACCCGCTCCTTCCACGACCTGTCGGACCTGGTGGTGGCGCAGAGCCGCCGGCGGATGACGCAGGCCCAGGTGACCATCGACGAGCTGCTCGACTACGTGGCGCAGCACGCGCCCCTGCCCTGGCTCGTGGGTCCCTTCGCCCCCGTCCTCGTCGAGTACCCCGAGGACAGCCTCGTGGACATGGCCAAGTGGGACGGCTGCCTGGCCATCGGTGGCAGCCACCGGGCGCCCGGCTCGCCGCGTCTCTGCAGCGAGCTCTGA
- the LRG1 gene encoding leucine-rich alpha-2-glycoprotein encodes MLGKAAAMARPLLLLLLLPPPPPAPAATAAPCPPRPNATRYVCAEATLSAFPADLPRATLAVSVEFTALARLAPDALASLPRLRELHLAGNRLSGLPEGLLRPAPALRVLDLTGNALADLPAAFFAGARRLRHLVLRANRLRALRPGSFAPLAELRWLDLAENRLAEVPPGALHPLRSLRVLDLSRNLLTRLPADLLAGLPALQRLDLEGNRLNALPAALFVPTPALGYLFLQDNGLSALPAGLFRPLRRLRVLDLARNGLRELELPPPPRSGRPALALDISGNPWACECRLLGLLRRAAPELVAGPAARCASPASLRGQPVAAAALAGACQPSGDEPPLGTSAPCCSGPPQPSSPGETEAGSAAAAAA; translated from the exons ATGCTGGGGAAG GCCGCCGCCATGGCCcggcccctgctgctgctgctgctgctgccgccgccgccgccggcgcccgccgccaccgccgcgccgtGCCCGCCGCGGCCCAACGCCACCCGCTACGTGTGCGCGGAGGCGACGCTGAGCGCCTTCCCCGCCGACCTGCCCCGCGCCACCCTGGCCGTCTCGGTGGAGTTCACGGCCCTGGCTCGCCTGGCGCCCGACGCTTTGGCCTCCCTACCCCGGCTGCGCGAGCTGCACCTCGCCGGCAACCGCCTGAGCGGCCTGCCCGAGGGGCTGCTGCGGCCCGCGCCCGCCCTGCGCGTCCTCGACCTGACGGGCAACGCGCTGGCCGACCTGCCCGCCGCCTTCttcgccggcgcccgccgcctgcgGCACCTGGTGCTGCGGGCCAACCGGCTGCGGGCGCTGCGGCCGGGCTCCTTCGCCCCCTTGGCCGAGCTGCGGTGGCTCGACCTGGCCGAGAACCGGCTGGCGGAGGTGCCGCCCGGCGCTCTGCACCCGCTCCGCTCGCTGCGCGTCCTCGATCTGTCCCGCAACCTGCTGACGCGGCTGCCCGCCGACCTgctggccgggctgccggcgctgcaGCGGCTCGACCTGGAAGGCAACCGGTTGAACGCGTTACCGGCCGCCCTCTTCGTCCCGACGCCGGCCCTGGGCTACCTCTTCCTGCAGGACAACGGGCTCAGCGCCCTGCCCGCCGGCCTCTTCCGGCCGTTGCGTCGCCTCCGCGTCCTCGACCTGGCGCGCAACGGGCTCCGGGAGctggagctgccgccgccgccgcgctccggccgccccgcgctcgcCCTCGACATCTCGGGTAACCCCTGGGCTTGCGAGTGCCGGCTGTTGGGCCTgctgcggcgggcggcccccgAGCTGgtcgccggccccgccgcccgctgcgcCAGCCCCGCGTCTCTGCGGGGCCAGCCGGTggccgcggcggcgctggccggcGCCTGCCAGCCGAGCGGGGACGAGCCGCCGCTCGGCACCTCcgctccctgctgctctgggcCGCCTCAGCCGAGCTCgccgggggaaactgaggcagggagcgcggcggcggcggcggcgtag